AGTACTGAAATTACTTCAAACCTTTTATTAAATAAcattacagtaaaaaaatgattgtgaaaAAACTGGACAGAttgattgacaaaaaaaaaagcctcaccTGTGTGGGTTCGAAGGTGTGCTTTGAGGTGGGAGCTTTTGAAGTAGGTCTTCCTGCACCCAGTGAAATTGCAGACGTAGTTGCGCCTTCGGGAAAAGTCCATTTGTGGGGGGCTAGTCTGCCCAGAAGTAATAAATACAGGAGCTGGAGCAAGAGGCAATAGCTTTGTGTTTCCGACTGTCATTAGAGTCTGtggacactgatgagatggcTGGGTGACAGATGCTTGAGGGAGGACGAACATAACAGTCCCTGGAGACATTGGTGTGCCCATAAGAACTTGCTGTGAAAGGGAGGTGGTTTGGGGCAAAATGGGTTTAATGGTATTGCACATGGGTTGAGAAGGTGGCTTAATAAAAGCGGAGATAACACCAGGTTGCCCGTTTACTGGAATCATCTGGCAGAGAACAGGGGAACTAGAAGCCGGAACGGAAAGCAACGGATTGGTCTCGTTTGAGTGTTCATTTTCACATTTCACTGGCTCCTGTGTCTGTACACTGGCAGTTTGTGGTCTCCCAGTGTTTACATTTGCACAGGGAATTTCAGTCTGTGGAAGGTACATAGGGGAGTTGCTTCTGGACAGGTCCTCTTGGACAGGAGTCTCTTTGGTGAGCTTGGAATGTTTGACATCACAGTTTCGGGAGGATCCGGCTGTTGGTGCTTTAGGTAGGGattgggggaggtggtggaaggcAGATGTGTCAGCTGTGTGACGTATGACACTTGTGACCATTGCCCTGCAGGGCTGTGACCTTTCTGACGTCTCACAGCTCTGCGAGGACAAGCTGTGGACTGCTGGAGTAAAAGGCTTGGACGCATTAGAAGACGAAACAGAACAATGAGAACTGCTGGACATGACAGTCACTGGCTTGGAATAGGTCACTTGGCAGGCAGGAGGGAGTGTTGTACAAGGCTCAGTAAATTCTGGACTGTGTGGCGGAGTCATGCACtggaaagcaaaaaacaaaacaagcataAGATAAATGGCGTCATGAAATTTAGTGTAATGGTGCGATGACCATGCAAGGACTTGTCTGCACTGAATACACTTGAATTTATTCATTCTGCATTTTaaatgtctaaaaaaaatattttcagttttACTAAAGTTAATGGACCATGAAACACGCACAAGGAATTAAAATAAGACttttacaaagtaaaaaaattttaATACAAAAACTTAAATGTTTAGGCTTACTGATccactagggcaggggtctccaaactttttaagcaaagggccagtttactgtccttaaggctttaggggggccggactgtgcccagtgagagtagaaaatgccctggcatcagtgccccatcattggttttaatgagAGAAATAATGacccattgttgatatcaattAGTAGAATCATActccatcgatggtgtcagtagcagtggggggaatggtgccccatcattggtggaatATTGCCCCAacggccagataaaggcaagcaaagggccacagccGGCCCCCGGgacgcagtttggagatcactgcactagggttaggctgggttcacactacggttttcccgtccgtcagccgcatacgatttatatgaaaaaacgtatgcggctgaaacggacgggaacgtatggcaccgcacatatgtgcgttttccattaacattaatgttaaaggaaaacgtatgcggttgccatactgttttaaaaacgaccgcaaaaccgtggttgaacacggttttgcgtacgtttaaaaaacgttttgccagcaaatcgtacgcacccggatgcatccgagtgcatacgatttgcaatgcattgtctatctcta
The sequence above is drawn from the Rana temporaria chromosome 4, aRanTem1.1, whole genome shotgun sequence genome and encodes:
- the KLF11 gene encoding Krueppel-like factor 11; the encoded protein is MINVTTTDRAVDFMDICESILERKRHDSERSSCSTLEQNDFEAVEALVCMSSWGQRSHKGEVLKMRPLTPASDSSDCLLQFESSSSISKDFHSLATLCMTPPHSPEFTEPCTTLPPACQVTYSKPVTVMSSSSHCSVSSSNASKPFTPAVHSLSSQSCETSERSQPCRAMVTSVIRHTADTSAFHHLPQSLPKAPTAGSSRNCDVKHSKLTKETPVQEDLSRSNSPMYLPQTEIPCANVNTGRPQTASVQTQEPVKCENEHSNETNPLLSVPASSSPVLCQMIPVNGQPGVISAFIKPPSQPMCNTIKPILPQTTSLSQQVLMGTPMSPGTVMFVLPQASVTQPSHQCPQTLMTVGNTKLLPLAPAPVFITSGQTSPPQMDFSRRRNYVCNFTGCRKTYFKSSHLKAHLRTHTGEKPFSCNWEGCDKKFARSDELSRHRRTHTGEKKFACPLCDRRFMRSDHLTKHARRHMTTKKVPSWQAEVGKLNRITTSEQTINPGPSLSMLVSMSPPV